A window of Longispora fulva contains these coding sequences:
- a CDS encoding DUF397 domain-containing protein has product MFIEGAREMRWRKSTRSGDTSDCVEVAFTSGNVHLRDSKDPCGPTLVITNADWAAFTGTKVGNR; this is encoded by the coding sequence ATGTTCATCGAAGGCGCACGAGAAATGCGTTGGCGTAAAAGCACCCGCAGCGGAGACACCAGCGACTGCGTCGAGGTTGCTTTCACCAGCGGAAATGTACACCTGCGAGACTCCAAAGACCCTTGCGGCCCGACTCTGGTCATCACGAACGCGGACTGGGCAGCGTTCACCGGAACCAAGGTGGGGAATCGCTAA
- a CDS encoding GPP34 family phosphoprotein, translating to MADGLYLAAHHHATGHALLGDGVLGVGLAGCLLGEALLREYLWLDAGRLRVDPATQTPVDAVVHMVVAEVRAEPGRLAADWLPALSDSALGWVRRRLVRARTLRVEERRMRSPRLVPALPGNVELRGIRLRRAVRHPHELTDADVLLLAVIDAIGLAGEFFSSDPDLHTLATGYICGLPQPLAALVAAVDQVVVRSVAAPRP from the coding sequence GTGGCCGATGGGTTGTACCTGGCAGCCCATCACCACGCGACCGGGCACGCGCTTCTGGGCGACGGCGTGTTGGGTGTGGGCCTGGCGGGGTGTCTGCTCGGCGAGGCACTGCTGCGCGAGTACCTGTGGCTTGATGCTGGCCGGCTGCGGGTGGACCCGGCCACGCAGACCCCGGTCGACGCCGTGGTGCACATGGTCGTCGCGGAGGTGCGGGCCGAACCCGGCCGGCTGGCCGCGGATTGGTTGCCGGCGTTGTCTGACAGCGCGCTTGGCTGGGTCCGCCGCCGCCTGGTGCGGGCGCGGACGCTGCGCGTCGAAGAGCGTCGGATGCGCTCACCTCGGCTCGTGCCGGCCCTGCCGGGCAATGTCGAGTTGCGGGGGATCCGCCTACGTCGCGCGGTGCGCCACCCGCACGAGTTGACCGACGCTGACGTGCTGCTGCTAGCCGTCATCGACGCGATAGGCCTGGCCGGCGAGTTCTTCTCCTCCGACCCTGACCTGCACACCCTCGCCACCGGATACATCTGCGGCCTCCCTCAGCCTCTCGCGGCTTTGGTGGCGGCCGTGGACCAGGTCGTCGTCCGTTCCGTCGCAGCCCCCCGCCCCTGA
- a CDS encoding GNAT family N-acetyltransferase yields the protein MTHTSPTIDVDRDIQIVRAVAGDLDTVNRILTAAFTEPESLAVCRWLVPDDARRAPVMCDFFAILTSAALARGTIYLATRVGHPIGAGVWLHRIAPLPDSVDYPARLAAATGEHLPRFQTLDAEFDARHPHESHDHLALLGVRPAWRGKGIGGRLLRHAHTRLDEVGLPAYLEACDANSRRLYLRHGYVDHGGPIQLPDGGPALHPMWRPGPGLAAS from the coding sequence ATGACCCACACCTCGCCCACCATCGACGTCGACCGCGACATCCAGATCGTCCGCGCGGTCGCCGGTGACCTCGACACCGTCAACCGGATCCTGACCGCCGCGTTCACCGAGCCCGAGTCCCTGGCCGTGTGCCGGTGGCTGGTGCCCGACGACGCGCGGCGCGCGCCGGTGATGTGCGACTTCTTCGCCATCCTCACCAGCGCAGCCCTCGCCCGCGGCACGATCTACCTTGCGACCCGCGTCGGGCACCCGATCGGAGCGGGCGTGTGGTTGCACCGCATCGCACCGCTGCCCGACTCGGTCGACTACCCGGCACGGCTGGCCGCCGCCACCGGCGAACATCTGCCGCGATTCCAGACCCTCGACGCCGAGTTCGACGCCCGCCACCCGCACGAGTCGCATGATCACCTCGCACTGCTCGGCGTGCGGCCGGCCTGGCGGGGCAAGGGCATCGGCGGGCGACTGCTGCGCCACGCCCACACCCGCCTGGATGAGGTCGGTCTGCCCGCCTACCTCGAGGCGTGTGACGCCAACAGCCGCCGGCTGTACCTGCGCCATGGCTACGTCGACCACGGCGGCCCGATCCAACTGCCCGACGGCGGACCGGCCCTTCACCCGATGTGGCGGCCTGGTCCGGGACTGGCCGCCTCCTAG
- a CDS encoding APC family permease — protein sequence MSLARNRLGASPVLFFLLSAAAPLTVVAGVVTAGYASTANTALPAGFVLVGIVLAVFMVGYLAMSKAVPNAGAFYAYVAVGIGRVPAVGVAWTAMVSYFAVQMAAYGAIGAAAGPLIHLATGWNLPWWVIALACWAGVGLLGVRRIDLSGKVLALLGAAEICVVLVFDVANLLPASHPGHDIEIAASFNPAGLLTASGGAVLVLAVLAFAGVEQGPVYGEEARTGSVPRATYLAVGLIIAVYAISSWAMTVPAGPARTLQLAAEQGPELLFTNAAANLSTAWATAGRVLFATSLFAAMLSFHNTTARYVFALGRERVLPAVFGRASRRTFAPKAGSLAQSTIAFMIIAVYAAAGWDPLTKLFYLAGTGGAFGILVLLTVTSAAVVAFFADPAHRQLAGVWTKLIAPTVACAALAAMTVLALTHFASVLGVSDDSALRWAIPTGLAAIGLAGCGWGLYLRAARPGAYRVIGRGTAAVLPTPILPEVSS from the coding sequence GTGTCCCTGGCTCGCAACCGGCTGGGCGCCAGCCCGGTGTTGTTCTTCCTCCTGTCGGCCGCCGCACCGCTGACAGTGGTCGCCGGGGTGGTCACCGCTGGCTACGCCTCCACCGCCAACACGGCGCTGCCGGCCGGGTTCGTGCTCGTCGGGATCGTCCTGGCGGTGTTCATGGTCGGGTACCTGGCCATGTCCAAGGCCGTGCCAAACGCGGGCGCGTTCTACGCCTACGTCGCCGTCGGCATCGGCCGCGTCCCGGCGGTCGGCGTCGCGTGGACGGCCATGGTCTCGTACTTCGCGGTGCAGATGGCCGCCTACGGCGCGATCGGCGCAGCCGCCGGCCCACTGATCCACCTCGCGACCGGCTGGAACCTGCCCTGGTGGGTGATCGCGCTGGCCTGCTGGGCCGGTGTCGGGCTGCTCGGCGTGCGCCGCATCGACCTGTCCGGCAAGGTTCTCGCGCTGCTGGGCGCGGCCGAGATCTGCGTGGTGCTCGTCTTCGACGTCGCCAATCTCCTACCAGCCAGCCACCCCGGGCACGATATCGAGATCGCGGCCAGCTTCAACCCGGCCGGGCTTCTAACCGCCTCCGGCGGTGCGGTTCTGGTGCTGGCCGTGCTGGCGTTCGCGGGCGTCGAACAGGGCCCCGTCTACGGCGAGGAAGCCCGCACCGGCAGCGTCCCGCGCGCCACGTACCTCGCGGTCGGCCTCATCATCGCCGTGTACGCGATCAGCTCCTGGGCGATGACCGTGCCCGCCGGCCCGGCCCGCACCCTCCAACTCGCCGCGGAGCAGGGGCCGGAGCTGCTGTTCACCAACGCCGCAGCCAACCTGAGCACCGCCTGGGCGACCGCCGGCCGGGTCCTGTTCGCCACCAGCCTGTTCGCGGCGATGCTCAGCTTTCACAACACCACCGCCCGGTACGTGTTCGCGCTCGGCCGCGAACGGGTGCTCCCGGCGGTGTTCGGGCGGGCTTCGCGCAGAACCTTCGCGCCCAAGGCCGGATCCCTCGCGCAGTCAACGATCGCGTTCATGATCATCGCCGTGTACGCCGCAGCCGGATGGGACCCGCTGACCAAGCTGTTCTACCTCGCTGGCACCGGCGGCGCGTTCGGGATCCTGGTCCTGCTGACCGTTACCTCCGCCGCCGTCGTCGCGTTCTTCGCCGACCCCGCCCACCGCCAGCTCGCCGGGGTGTGGACAAAGCTGATTGCCCCCACCGTCGCGTGCGCGGCGCTGGCGGCGATGACGGTCCTGGCGTTGACCCACTTCGCGTCCGTCCTCGGCGTATCCGACGACTCGGCTCTGCGGTGGGCGATCCCGACCGGCCTGGCCGCCATCGGGCTCGCGGGCTGCGGTTGGGGCCTGTACCTGCGCGCCGCCCGCCCGGGTGCCTATCGCGTCATCGGTCGCGGCACCGCCGCCGTCCTGCCCACCCCCATCCTCCCGGAGGTCTCGTCATGA
- a CDS encoding GGDEF domain-containing protein encodes MSTRHAARLATIAAVWVAGSAVTTALLARSRARAAQEREAVALHRAKLWRQAALVDDVTGIASRAAWEAQLARAAHTDRPTAVLVFDVDRFKDLNELLGHPGGDRVLHHVAGLLTGVLAGRGFLARYGGDEFAALIPLDGPDPHTQAGELASALAGGLVVPARVCAPWPVTLSVGVAVLHPGEDTGQAFVAADRAMFQAKDHRRHTHTAMPRAA; translated from the coding sequence GTGAGCACCCGTCACGCCGCGCGGCTGGCCACCATCGCCGCAGTATGGGTGGCCGGCAGCGCCGTCACCACGGCACTCCTCGCCCGGTCACGCGCACGCGCCGCCCAGGAACGCGAGGCCGTCGCCCTGCACCGGGCGAAGCTGTGGCGCCAGGCCGCGCTGGTCGACGACGTCACCGGCATCGCCTCCCGCGCCGCGTGGGAGGCCCAACTGGCACGTGCCGCACACACCGACCGGCCCACCGCCGTGCTCGTCTTCGACGTGGACAGGTTCAAAGACCTCAATGAGTTATTGGGTCACCCGGGCGGCGACCGGGTCCTTCACCACGTCGCCGGCCTGCTGACTGGGGTGCTGGCCGGGCGCGGGTTCCTGGCCCGCTACGGCGGGGATGAGTTCGCCGCGCTCATCCCTCTCGACGGCCCCGACCCGCACACCCAGGCCGGCGAGCTCGCCAGCGCGCTGGCCGGCGGGCTGGTCGTGCCGGCGAGGGTGTGCGCGCCGTGGCCGGTGACGCTCAGCGTCGGCGTCGCCGTGCTGCACCCAGGAGAGGACACCGGTCAGGCGTTCGTGGCCGCCGACCGGGCGATGTTCCAGGCCAAGGACCACCGCCGACACACCCACACCGCGATGCCGCGCGCGGCATGA